A region of Candidatus Peregrinibacteria bacterium DNA encodes the following proteins:
- a CDS encoding response regulator transcription factor has protein sequence MKLLFIANEYAEADIFKKSLKRHDIEATFITYNQFLSEYALIEFEFTSAVLIVDSSLEIKQFLLLLHQKKLHIPKILLWKATRTVPKSLQDRCEHHLTESKDVFETVRKIKEIVYSYTVNDLYNEANSEVLQFGDIILDRRYRQMQIGGTTISLRNKEFALLEFFMLHPQRLLCRNTILESVWDINKTFMTNTIDVHIGKLRRILGKKNDLIKTVHSIGYIFG, from the coding sequence ATGAAATTATTATTTATAGCAAATGAATATGCCGAAGCTGACATATTTAAAAAATCTCTAAAGCGACATGATATTGAAGCTACCTTTATAACATATAATCAGTTCTTATCTGAATACGCACTTATAGAATTCGAATTTACATCCGCAGTTTTGATAGTTGATTCCTCACTTGAGATCAAACAATTTTTACTTCTTCTACATCAGAAAAAATTACACATCCCAAAAATCTTACTATGGAAGGCCACACGAACAGTACCAAAGTCCCTGCAAGACCGATGTGAACATCATTTAACCGAGTCCAAAGATGTATTTGAAACAGTGAGGAAAATTAAAGAAATTGTATATTCGTACACCGTAAATGACCTATATAATGAGGCTAACTCTGAAGTCTTGCAATTCGGCGATATCATACTCGACAGGCGGTATAGACAGATGCAGATAGGGGGAACCACCATCTCACTCCGAAACAAAGAATTCGCATTACTTGAATTTTTTATGCTACATCCTCAGAGACTACTATGTCGTAATACGATCCTCGAAAGCGTTTGGGATATAAACAAAACATTCATGACAAACACAATAGATGTTCATATAGGGAAATTGCGCCGTATACTTGGCAAAAAGAATGATTTAATCAAAACAGTTCATAGTATTGGGTATATATTTGGCTAA
- a CDS encoding helix-turn-helix domain-containing protein: MNTATHRLSKVVKQLQQFGMSEKEAIIYTTLSELGPANIQDLANHSKINRSTTHVICEKLRQDGFIGESRKGKKRLIFVEDINKFRHQVEEEKFNLNMKEMTLNGLIPALQALHPTQKDRPLVRFYEGEEGFYEVCQRSLDKAKKEILFLGSMDDFLEAATEEYDSNHYIPTRLKKCINIRTLLFKDDETKSWPSNNTAILRETRFLPPEHKFLSTMFIYGDEFSLITSKAPFLGVVIESRELSNFMKNVFSIMWDKAVKI; encoded by the coding sequence ATGAATACCGCTACGCATAGACTTTCCAAGGTTGTTAAACAACTTCAACAATTTGGCATGTCAGAGAAAGAAGCAATCATATACACAACACTTTCCGAGCTTGGTCCGGCAAACATTCAAGACCTAGCTAATCATTCAAAAATCAATCGCTCAACCACGCATGTCATATGTGAAAAATTACGACAAGATGGGTTTATTGGTGAATCCCGCAAAGGTAAAAAAAGACTTATATTTGTAGAAGATATAAATAAATTCAGACATCAAGTTGAAGAAGAAAAATTCAATCTGAACATGAAAGAGATGACACTAAATGGCCTAATACCTGCTTTACAAGCCCTACATCCAACTCAAAAAGACCGGCCACTTGTACGTTTTTATGAAGGAGAAGAGGGCTTTTATGAAGTATGTCAGAGATCTCTCGACAAAGCCAAAAAAGAAATATTGTTCCTTGGGTCAATGGATGATTTCCTTGAAGCGGCTACGGAAGAATATGATAGCAATCACTATATACCAACCCGCTTAAAAAAATGTATAAACATCAGAACTTTACTATTCAAAGACGATGAGACAAAGTCCTGGCCAAGCAATAATACAGCTATCCTTCGAGAAACCAGATTTTTGCCACCAGAGCATAAATTTCTCAGTACTATGTTCATATACGGAGATGAGTTCTCACTTATAACATCAAAAGCGCCATTCCTTGGAGTCGTAATCGAAAGCCGAGAGCTCTCTAACTTTATGAAAAATGTATTCAGCATCATGTGGGATAAGGCTGTGAAAATCTAA